GGACGTCCTTCGACACGAGCTGCGTCCGCCCGCAGGACCGGGAGACCGTGCTGTCCTACGACCCCGCCGCGACCACCACCGAGGAGCTGCGAGCTCTCCAGTCGGCCACCGAGAGCGCGGCCAAGGAGTGCACCCTCGTCCTGGATGAGCTGACCAGGGCGTTCGACGGGTTTCGCACGGCAGGCGATCTCGAACAGCTGCGCGGCGAGCTGGGCCTGGAGAGACTGCACGCCATCGGCCGGGGCGAGGGGTCGCAGACGTTGACCACCTACGCCCAGCGCTTCCCCGGATCGGTGGGGAGGCTGGTGCTCGACGGCGTGCCGGATCCGAATCTCGATGCCGTCGGGCTGGCCGAGGAACAGGCCAGATCCGCCGAGTCCGCGCTGGACGCCTTCCTGACCGACTGCGCGAACGGCCCGGACTGCGCGCTGGGTCCGGACCCTCGGCAGACACTCGACGCGCTGCTCGACGAACTCGCCGCGAGCCCGGCGCCGACCGAGGGAGCGCCGCTGACCCGAGGTCTGGCGACCAACGCGATCCTGCTCGGGCTGGCCGACCGAGCAAGCTGGCCCGAGCTGGCCGACCGGATCGCAGGCGCGGTCGACGGGCGAGGACAGGACCTGGCTGCGCTGGTCGAGCCGCTCCTGACGTCGGCGGGCGGCGATCAGCCCCGCTTCGAGGCGATGCTGATCAGCGGCTGCAACGACACCCGGGACCGCATTCCGCCCAACCGGGTGGCGGAGCTGGCCTCCGAGTGGACGCAGCGCCATCCGTACTTCGGCGGTCTGGCGGCGCAGCGCCTCATGCTGTGCAGCTCCTGGCCGATTCCCACCGACGAGCCCGAGTCGCCGGACGTGGACGGCCTGCCGCCGATCCCGCTGATCGCGACGGCGCTCGACCCGGTCACTCCGGGGCTGGGCAGCGCGAAGGCGGCCGAGGCGCTCTCGGGTTCCGTACTGGTGGACTGGCAGGGCGCGGGACACGGCGCACTGGGCGTCTCCACCTGTGCCACCAGGGTCGCCGAGGACTATCTCCTGCACGGCGAGGTGCCTGCGGACACGGTGGTCTGCCCGCCGTGACGGTTCGGCGCCCACGACGGGTCACGACATCGCCTGCCTCGGTCGGCGGCCGGCTCCGGGTGAGGAGCGTCGACCATCGTGCGTGGTCCAGTCGAGCCCTTCGGGTGTCCCCCCGAAGGCACTCGATCCGCGACCCGGCGCGCAGCAGATCGGGGACCTCGGAGTCGCAGCGGGCGGGAACGAGACCACCGCACGGCACGAGGCCGCCGGGTATGAGCGATCCGTCTCCTCGGCCCTGACACCGCCCGGCGGGCGGCGAAGCCGGAACCGAGGCTCACCGCCG
The Actinoalloteichus fjordicus DNA segment above includes these coding regions:
- a CDS encoding alpha/beta hydrolase translates to MPRIDRTVAVLCAALAVILTAASCTAGGSERPPVPLLIEGSDDAPDAAGPDGQVPVPELETPAGMLAWSDCTAATVDRLGTAAGTSAEYQCAQLVAPLEAPGVPGLGSTPVNLLRVGTGPTPLVVVNDAAGVPGTLFAAQLAESLSPEMLTTFSLIGVDRRGTGTSFDTSCVRPQDRETVLSYDPAATTTEELRALQSATESAAKECTLVLDELTRAFDGFRTAGDLEQLRGELGLERLHAIGRGEGSQTLTTYAQRFPGSVGRLVLDGVPDPNLDAVGLAEEQARSAESALDAFLTDCANGPDCALGPDPRQTLDALLDELAASPAPTEGAPLTRGLATNAILLGLADRASWPELADRIAGAVDGRGQDLAALVEPLLTSAGGDQPRFEAMLISGCNDTRDRIPPNRVAELASEWTQRHPYFGGLAAQRLMLCSSWPIPTDEPESPDVDGLPPIPLIATALDPVTPGLGSAKAAEALSGSVLVDWQGAGHGALGVSTCATRVAEDYLLHGEVPADTVVCPP